Proteins found in one Hypanus sabinus isolate sHypSab1 unplaced genomic scaffold, sHypSab1.hap1 scaffold_757, whole genome shotgun sequence genomic segment:
- the LOC132390070 gene encoding zinc finger protein 235-like: MAHKRGLPGERPFTCSDCGKGFTQSSELKVHQRVHTGERPFTCSYCGKGFTTSSHLLIHQSVHTAVRDFTCSVCGKTFTRSSNLQRHQQVHTGEKLFTCSDCGKGFTRSFNLQSHQRVHTGEWLFTCSDCGKGFSQASHLQRHQSVHTGEKPFTCSFCGKTFTQSSNLQTHQRVHTGEKPFICSDCGKGFTQLGSLQAHQLVHTGERPFTCSDCGKRFTTSSHLVTHQSVHTAVRDFICSVCGKRFTQSSNLQRHQQVHTGEKLFTCPDCGKGFTRSFNLQSHQRVHTGERLFTCSDCGKGFTQASHLRRHQSVHTGEKLFTCSVCGKSFTQSSNLQTHQRVHTGKRPFTCSDCGKRFTTSSHLVTHQSVHTAERDFTLSDSEKGFTQSSDLLAHR; encoded by the coding sequence ATGGCTCACAAGCGAGGTCTCCCCGGGGAGCGGCCGTTTACCtgttcggactgtgggaagggattcactcagtcatctgaactgaaggtacatcagagagttcacactggggagaggccattcacctgctcatactgtgggaagggattcaccacatcatctcacctactgattcaccagtcagttcacactgcagtgagagatttcacctgctcagtctgtgggaagacattcactcggtcatctaacctacagagacaccagcaagttcacactggggagaagctgttcacctgctcagactgtgggaaaggattcactcgatcattcaacctacagagtcaccagcgagttcacactggggagtggctgttcacttgctcagactgtgggaagggattcagtcaggcatctcacctacagagacaccagtcagttcacactggggagaagccattcacctgctcattctgtgggaagacatttactcagtcatccaacctacagacacaccagcgagttcacactggggagaagccgttcatttgctcagactgtggaaagggattcacacagttaggtagcctacaagcacaccagttagttcacactggggagcggccattcacctgctcagactgtgggaagagattcaccacatcatctcacctggtgactcaccagtcagttcacactgcagtgagggatttcatctgttcagtctgtgggaagagattcactcagtcatctaacctacagagacaccagcaagttcacactggggagaagctgttcacctgcccagactgtgggaaaggattcactcgatcattcaacctacagagtcaccagcgagttcacactggggagaggctgttcacctgctcagactgtgggaagggattcactcaggcatctcacctacggagacaccagtcagttcacactggggagaagctattcacctgctcagtctgtggaaagtcattcactcagtcatccaacctacagacacaccagcgagttcacactgggaagaggccattcacctgctcagactgtgggaagagattcaccacatcatctcacctagtgacacaccagtcagttcacactgcagagagGGATTTCACCCTCTCAGatagtgagaagggattcactcagtcatctgatctgCTGGCACACCGGTGA